In Lacibacter sp. H375, one DNA window encodes the following:
- a CDS encoding circularly permuted type 2 ATP-grasp protein, translating into MDSELLIQNYQTGSALFDEMQNSGQIRLPYQKLVEELKQHNIADLHLKHKLAGDLFMSQGITFTVYSDDAGIERIFPFDILPRIITAAEWAHVEKGIQQRLKALNLFLKDIYHDQQIIKDKIIPAELIASCPHFLHEVAGIKVPHDIYVHISGIDLIRGEDGTFYILEDNLRTPSGVSYMLENREVTKRLFPDLLSNANVRMVNNYPLMLHNNLMSLSPRPVSNPTVVLLTPGIYNSAYYEHTFLARQMGIQLVEGRDLVIDNHKVFMKTTSGLQQVDVIYRRIDDEFMDPLLFKPDSMLGVPGIMGAYRKGTVALANAVGNGVADDKAVYAYVPAMIKYYLNEETILPNVPTYQMSNDDERNYVFDNMHKMVVKRTNQSGGYGMLMGNKATEEEMRLFKDAIIKSPREFIAQPIIQLSTVPCFIDGELKARHVDLRPYALCGPDGIKIVPGGLTRVALKEGSLVVNSSQGGGSKDTWVID; encoded by the coding sequence ATGGACAGCGAACTACTGATACAAAACTATCAGACCGGCTCTGCATTATTTGACGAAATGCAGAACAGTGGCCAAATAAGGCTGCCCTATCAAAAGCTGGTCGAGGAACTGAAACAGCACAACATTGCTGATCTCCATCTTAAACACAAGCTGGCAGGTGATCTCTTTATGAGCCAGGGCATCACATTCACGGTGTACAGCGATGATGCAGGTATTGAACGCATCTTTCCATTCGACATTCTTCCACGCATCATCACCGCTGCCGAATGGGCGCATGTAGAAAAAGGAATTCAGCAACGGTTAAAAGCTTTGAATCTTTTTTTAAAAGATATCTATCACGACCAACAGATCATTAAAGACAAAATTATTCCTGCAGAACTCATTGCATCATGTCCGCATTTCCTGCATGAAGTAGCAGGTATTAAAGTGCCGCATGATATTTATGTACACATCTCAGGTATAGATCTTATTCGTGGTGAAGATGGAACGTTTTATATTCTGGAGGATAACCTACGCACACCATCAGGTGTATCGTATATGTTAGAGAACAGGGAAGTAACAAAACGTTTGTTCCCTGATCTGCTATCAAATGCAAATGTGCGGATGGTGAATAATTATCCATTGATGTTGCACAATAACTTAATGTCATTATCACCACGCCCGGTTTCTAATCCAACTGTTGTATTGTTAACGCCGGGCATTTATAATTCCGCTTATTATGAGCATACATTCCTTGCAAGGCAAATGGGTATTCAGTTGGTGGAAGGAAGAGATCTTGTGATCGATAATCACAAAGTGTTTATGAAAACAACCAGTGGTTTGCAACAGGTTGATGTGATCTATCGTCGCATTGATGATGAGTTTATGGATCCGTTATTGTTTAAACCCGATAGTATGTTAGGTGTACCGGGCATCATGGGCGCTTATCGCAAAGGCACCGTTGCATTAGCGAATGCAGTTGGTAACGGTGTTGCCGATGATAAAGCCGTATATGCTTATGTACCTGCAATGATCAAATATTATTTGAATGAAGAAACTATTCTTCCCAATGTTCCTACTTACCAGATGAGTAATGATGATGAGCGCAACTATGTATTTGACAACATGCATAAGATGGTGGTGAAACGCACCAACCAAAGCGGTGGTTATGGCATGCTCATGGGCAACAAAGCGACTGAAGAAGAAATGCGTTTATTTAAGGATGCAATAATAAAAAGCCCGAGAGAGTTTATTGCACAACCGATCATTCAATTATCAACTGTCCCTTGTTTTATTGATGGTGAATTGAAAGCACGGCATGTTGATCTTCGTCCATATGCATTGTGCGGACCGGATGGTATCAAGATCGTTCCTGGTGGATTAACAAGAGTTGCACTGAAAGAAGGCTCGCTTGTTGTAAACTCATCACAAGGTGGGGGAAGTAAAGACACCTGGGTGATTGATTAG
- a CDS encoding succinate dehydrogenase cytochrome b subunit, whose product MTFKQMFTSSIGKKLVMGLTGLFLITFLIVHVSINACVFADLFNPDDNGQMFNKAAHFMGSTVLIRIMEVGLMAGILLHIIQGYMLELQNRQTRSVGYDVSMGSKGSKWYSRSMGLLGTLLLLFFVLHFSHFWVPARFTHAGLDMPVNYNGVDMHDMFSLMKVTFSELWVVIAYLIGCFSLFWHLMHGFQSAFRTVGVSNNRYLLMLNTIGIGFSIIVSVLFALMPVAFHLKWIE is encoded by the coding sequence ATGACATTCAAGCAAATGTTCACTTCTTCCATCGGGAAAAAATTGGTAATGGGTCTTACAGGCTTATTCCTTATAACATTTTTAATAGTACATGTTAGTATCAATGCCTGCGTTTTTGCAGACTTGTTTAATCCCGATGATAACGGGCAAATGTTCAATAAAGCAGCTCACTTCATGGGCTCAACGGTGCTCATCCGTATCATGGAAGTTGGCTTAATGGCGGGTATTTTACTTCACATCATTCAAGGCTACATGCTGGAATTGCAGAACAGGCAAACAAGATCTGTTGGTTACGATGTTTCCATGGGAAGCAAAGGCAGCAAATGGTACAGCCGCAGCATGGGCTTGTTAGGCACATTGCTTTTACTATTCTTTGTTTTACACTTCAGCCATTTCTGGGTACCTGCACGTTTTACACATGCAGGTCTTGATATGCCGGTTAACTACAACGGCGTTGATATGCACGATATGTTCAGCTTAATGAAAGTTACTTTCAGCGAACTGTGGGTGGTGATTGCATACCTCATTGGCTGCTTCTCTCTGTTCTGGCATTTAATGCATGGTTTCCAAAGTGCTTTCCGTACAGTAGGTGTAAGCAACAATCGTTATCTCCTGATGTTAAATACGATTGGTATTGGCTTCTCTATTATTGTATCGGTTTTGTTTGCGTTGATGCCAGTTGCTTTTCACCTGAAATGGATTGAATAA
- a CDS encoding fumarate reductase/succinate dehydrogenase flavoprotein subunit: protein MLNSKIPAGPLDTKWVNYKNSCKLVNPANKRSLEVIVIGTGLAGASAAAALGELGYKVKTFCFQDSPRRAHSIAAQGGINAAKNYQNDGDSTYRLFYDTIKGGDYRAREGNVHRLAEVSANIIDQCVAQGVPFAREYGGLLSNRSFGGTQVQRTFYAAGQTGQQLLIGAYQALERQIALGNVTQYSRHEMLDIVMIDGKARGIIARNLITGELERHFGHAVLLCSGGYGNVFYLSTNAMGSNVTAAWKAHKKGAMFANPCFTQIHPTCIPVSGDHQSKLTLMSESLRNDGRIWVPKKQGDTRKSTDIPEEERDYYLERRYPAFGNLVPRDVASRAAKERCDAGYGVGTSKQAVYLDFAAAIQRYGKIEAGKRGINADAETITQMGKDVVKEKYGNLFDMYAKITGENPYEVPMRIYPAVHYTMGGLWVDYELMTNIPGLYSLGEANFSDHGANRLGASALMQGLADGYFVIPYTIGNYLADEIRTKAIPTDHPAFAEAESKVRDRIHMLMNIKGTKTVESFHKRLGKIMWDKCGMARNAEGLKQAIKEIQQLKNEFWSDVRIPGEINEMNPELDKANRVADFIELGELMCLDALNREESCGGHFREEHQTEDGEALRHDDKYMYVAAWEMKGDHDWQLHKEELNYEVVKPSQRSYK, encoded by the coding sequence ATGCTCAATTCAAAAATTCCTGCCGGTCCGTTAGATACTAAATGGGTAAATTATAAAAACAGCTGTAAACTGGTGAACCCTGCCAACAAACGCAGTCTTGAAGTGATTGTGATTGGTACAGGTTTAGCAGGTGCATCTGCAGCCGCTGCATTAGGTGAACTTGGCTATAAAGTAAAAACATTTTGTTTCCAGGATAGTCCACGCCGTGCACACTCTATTGCTGCGCAAGGTGGTATTAACGCTGCCAAAAACTATCAGAACGATGGTGACAGTACTTATCGTTTGTTCTATGATACGATTAAAGGAGGTGACTATCGTGCACGTGAAGGAAACGTTCATCGTTTGGCAGAAGTAAGTGCCAACATTATTGATCAATGTGTGGCGCAAGGTGTTCCTTTTGCACGTGAATATGGTGGTTTGTTAAGCAACCGTTCTTTTGGTGGCACACAGGTACAACGTACATTCTATGCTGCGGGCCAAACAGGTCAGCAGTTATTAATAGGTGCTTACCAGGCTCTGGAACGCCAGATCGCATTGGGTAATGTAACACAGTATTCACGCCATGAAATGCTGGATATTGTAATGATCGATGGTAAGGCTCGTGGTATTATTGCACGTAACTTAATTACCGGTGAACTGGAGCGTCACTTCGGTCATGCAGTACTGTTATGCAGTGGTGGTTATGGTAACGTATTCTATCTTTCTACAAACGCTATGGGCAGTAACGTTACTGCTGCATGGAAAGCGCATAAGAAAGGAGCGATGTTTGCCAACCCTTGTTTCACACAAATTCACCCAACCTGCATTCCTGTAAGTGGTGATCATCAGAGTAAGTTAACCTTGATGAGTGAATCGTTACGTAATGATGGACGTATCTGGGTGCCGAAGAAACAAGGCGATACAAGAAAGTCTACTGACATTCCTGAAGAAGAAAGAGATTATTATTTAGAAAGAAGATATCCTGCATTTGGTAACCTCGTTCCCCGTGACGTGGCAAGCCGTGCAGCGAAAGAACGTTGCGATGCCGGTTACGGTGTTGGTACAAGCAAGCAAGCGGTTTATCTCGACTTTGCTGCAGCCATTCAACGCTACGGAAAAATTGAAGCAGGTAAGCGTGGTATTAATGCCGATGCCGAAACCATTACACAGATGGGTAAGGATGTAGTGAAAGAAAAGTATGGTAACCTGTTCGACATGTATGCTAAAATCACCGGCGAAAATCCATACGAAGTACCGATGCGTATTTACCCTGCAGTACACTATACAATGGGTGGCTTATGGGTTGATTATGAACTGATGACGAATATTCCCGGTTTATATTCTTTAGGTGAAGCAAACTTCAGCGACCACGGCGCAAACCGTTTGGGCGCAAGTGCATTGATGCAGGGATTGGCTGATGGATACTTCGTTATTCCTTATACAATCGGTAACTATCTCGCCGATGAGATCCGCACCAAGGCAATTCCAACAGATCATCCAGCATTTGCTGAAGCTGAAAGCAAAGTGCGTGATCGTATTCATATGCTCATGAACATCAAGGGTACAAAAACCGTTGAAAGTTTCCATAAGCGTTTGGGTAAGATCATGTGGGATAAATGTGGTATGGCCCGTAATGCGGAAGGGTTGAAACAAGCTATCAAAGAAATTCAACAGCTTAAAAATGAATTCTGGAGCGACGTACGCATACCGGGCGAGATTAATGAAATGAATCCTGAGCTTGATAAAGCAAACCGTGTGGCCGACTTTATTGAACTGGGTGAATTGATGTGTTTAGATGCCTTGAACCGTGAAGAAAGTTGTGGAGGTCACTTCCGTGAAGAACATCAAACAGAAGACGGTGAAGCATTACGTCACGATGATAAATACATGTATGTTGCTGCATGGGAAATGAAAGGTGATCATGATTGGCAACTGCACAAAGAAGAGTTGAATTATGAAGTGGTGAAACCAAGTCAACGTTCGTATAAATAA
- a CDS encoding succinate dehydrogenase/fumarate reductase iron-sulfur subunit produces the protein MEHKNINVKLKVWRQKNSNDKGAFETYDAKNISQEMSFLEMFDVLNEELIGEGKDPIAFDHDCREGICGMCSLYINGRPHGPWEANTTCQLHMRAFDEGDTIVVEPWRANAFPVIKDLMVDRSSFDRIIQAGGYISVNTGNAVDANALPIDKAKADAAFAAAACIGCGACVAACKNSSAMLFVSAKVAHLNQLPQGEPEKNTRVLNMVAQMDKEGFGACTNTGACEAVCPKEISLTNIARLNAEYAVASLTANK, from the coding sequence ATGGAACATAAAAATATCAATGTAAAACTGAAAGTTTGGCGCCAGAAGAACAGCAATGATAAAGGTGCATTTGAAACTTACGATGCAAAGAATATTTCACAGGAAATGAGTTTCCTTGAAATGTTTGATGTGTTGAACGAAGAACTGATTGGCGAAGGGAAAGACCCGATCGCTTTCGACCACGATTGCCGTGAAGGTATTTGTGGTATGTGCAGTTTGTACATCAATGGTCGTCCGCACGGTCCTTGGGAAGCAAACACAACTTGCCAGTTGCATATGCGTGCTTTTGATGAAGGCGATACCATTGTAGTTGAACCCTGGAGAGCAAATGCATTTCCGGTAATTAAAGACTTGATGGTCGATCGTAGTTCTTTCGATCGAATTATTCAGGCCGGGGGTTATATCAGTGTAAACACAGGTAATGCGGTTGATGCAAATGCATTGCCTATTGATAAAGCAAAAGCTGATGCTGCCTTTGCTGCTGCGGCCTGTATTGGTTGTGGTGCTTGCGTGGCAGCTTGTAAAAACTCTTCGGCTATGTTGTTTGTGAGTGCGAAAGTGGCTCACCTTAACCAGTTGCCACAAGGCGAACCTGAAAAGAATACACGTGTCCTTAATATGGTAGCACAAATGGATAAAGAAGGCTTTGGGGCATGTACCAACACAGGTGCTTGTGAAGCAGTTTGTCCGAAAGAAATTTCATTGACAAATATTGCCCGCTTAAATGCCGAATATGCGGTGGCAAGTTTGACCGCCAATAAATAA
- a CDS encoding alpha-E domain-containing protein, protein MLSRVADSMFWMNRYMERAEGLLRVLLTNYVLSLDKGPYGVHSWRPVLETFGNLSDEEMKQIEYSSANTLQYLILSRANSNSLRSIINKARENARGMQDHITKEVWEEVNLMYHTVNQPGLEKKLSGAEALPSIDKLLKLSLTYVGVIDTTMPRGMGWNFMNIGRLIERAVLTADVTYKQFEQINFDLDDHKDILYWRNLLLSLSGYELHMKNYQGSETNMNVLHQAIFNHHFPRSAVYSLSRTERYLTEVLEENEPPQKQMIYREFGRIYSRVKFADESSIKQITLQRFLQDTKQDLLKFSHVLGQQFFSYA, encoded by the coding sequence ATGTTATCCCGTGTTGCCGATTCAATGTTCTGGATGAACCGTTATATGGAACGGGCCGAAGGTTTGTTGCGTGTATTACTCACCAACTATGTTTTGTCGCTCGATAAAGGACCGTATGGAGTTCATTCATGGAGACCAGTGCTGGAAACATTTGGTAATCTTTCCGATGAAGAAATGAAGCAGATCGAATATTCATCTGCCAACACATTGCAATATCTTATCCTGAGCAGGGCAAACAGCAATTCTCTCCGTAGCATCATTAATAAAGCAAGGGAAAATGCAAGAGGCATGCAGGATCATATTACTAAAGAAGTGTGGGAAGAGGTGAACCTCATGTATCATACCGTTAATCAGCCGGGCCTCGAAAAAAAATTATCAGGTGCAGAAGCGTTACCCAGTATCGATAAATTATTAAAGCTCTCCTTAACCTACGTAGGTGTTATTGATACCACCATGCCACGAGGTATGGGTTGGAACTTTATGAATATTGGCCGGTTGATTGAACGTGCAGTGCTTACAGCCGATGTTACTTACAAACAATTTGAACAGATCAATTTTGACCTGGATGATCATAAGGATATTCTTTATTGGCGAAATCTTTTGCTTTCTCTTTCAGGTTATGAGTTACACATGAAAAATTACCAGGGCAGTGAAACAAATATGAATGTGCTGCATCAGGCTATCTTCAATCATCATTTTCCACGTTCTGCCGTTTACTCGCTTTCACGTACAGAAAGGTATCTCACAGAAGTGTTGGAAGAAAATGAGCCTCCACAAAAACAAATGATCTATCGTGAATTTGGGCGTATTTACAGCCGTGTAAAATTTGCAGATGAAAGCTCCATCAAACAGATTACATTGCAACGCTTTCTGCAGGATACCAAACAGGACCTGCTGAAATTTTCGCATGTATTAGGTCAACAATTTTTCTCGTACGCTTAG
- a CDS encoding DUF3575 domain-containing protein: MYQKKLFTALLISALSITSLVAQSTLDEQSGGSAPVNVKPPAEKTDKHKMNIVKVNLMALAFKNYSFQYERVLTKKISVALGIRSMPSGNLPFVNNYADDIADGDADLEANIRALKVGNFAITPEVRFYLNKKGYGRGFYIAPYYRYAKFNSDELPITFDGDANTTKTIKLNGDITTHSGGVMIGAQWHLGKVVTLDWWIAGAHYGTSNGTLNGVPSSSLSANEQTEIKNTIESLDLPLTKISAEVSANNIKAIIDGPWGGVRAGLTIGIKF; the protein is encoded by the coding sequence ATGTATCAAAAAAAACTTTTTACAGCATTGCTTATTTCTGCTTTAAGCATTACCTCATTAGTAGCACAGTCAACACTCGATGAGCAATCGGGAGGTAGTGCACCCGTGAACGTGAAACCACCGGCTGAAAAAACGGATAAGCACAAAATGAATATTGTAAAAGTGAACCTCATGGCCCTCGCTTTTAAAAACTATTCATTTCAGTACGAGCGTGTACTAACAAAGAAGATCTCAGTAGCTCTTGGTATTCGAAGCATGCCATCCGGGAACTTACCATTTGTGAATAATTACGCAGACGATATTGCTGATGGAGATGCAGATCTTGAAGCAAATATCCGTGCATTAAAAGTTGGCAACTTTGCAATTACTCCGGAGGTCCGTTTTTACCTGAATAAGAAAGGGTATGGCCGTGGATTTTACATTGCACCCTACTACCGTTATGCAAAATTTAATTCAGACGAATTGCCGATAACATTTGATGGTGATGCAAATACAACAAAAACCATCAAGTTAAATGGAGATATTACAACTCATAGTGGTGGAGTGATGATTGGTGCGCAATGGCATTTAGGTAAAGTTGTTACTTTGGATTGGTGGATAGCTGGGGCACATTATGGAACAAGTAATGGAACATTAAACGGTGTACCATCATCCAGTCTTTCGGCAAACGAACAAACTGAAATTAAAAATACAATTGAGTCGTTGGATCTTCCGCTAACAAAAATTTCTGCTGAAGTAAGTGCGAATAATATCAAAGCAATTATTGACGGTCCTTGGGGCGGAGTTAGAGCAGGGCTAACAATCGGTATTAAATTTTAA
- a CDS encoding transglutaminase family protein — translation MPVFQIHHVTKYTYNRPVKESVNQLRIYPVASDQQEILQHEVNITTDPELFFFLDYWGNRCADFSLLAAHASLIIDSRVVVRTIGKESIPFVKSTREELQEIVASDFHLLELSRPEEILASKALQQILTSLDCEHKTVMEIVEACSGYIFSEFKYIKGITNIETTVDEILEHRSGVCQDFAHVLLQLLRSMGIPSRYVSGYICPNKNGMRGEGATHAWVEAYIPQLGWVGIDPTNNVWVTTHHIKLAVGRDFNACTPIKGTFKGLAKQTLSVYVSVGYEDGQVFEELNDVQMQITESVKEAERIAAEEAAQQQQ, via the coding sequence ATGCCCGTTTTTCAGATCCATCACGTAACTAAATATACTTACAACAGGCCTGTAAAGGAAAGTGTGAACCAGTTACGTATTTACCCTGTTGCATCAGATCAGCAGGAAATTTTACAACACGAAGTAAATATTACTACCGATCCTGAACTGTTTTTCTTTCTTGACTATTGGGGAAACCGGTGTGCAGATTTCAGTTTATTGGCAGCACATGCGTCATTGATCATCGACAGCCGAGTAGTGGTGCGTACCATTGGTAAGGAATCGATTCCCTTTGTTAAAAGCACTAGAGAAGAATTGCAGGAGATAGTAGCATCAGATTTTCATTTGCTTGAACTTTCAAGACCTGAAGAAATACTCGCTTCTAAAGCATTGCAACAGATCTTAACCTCACTCGATTGTGAACACAAAACGGTGATGGAGATCGTGGAAGCATGTTCAGGCTATATCTTTTCTGAATTCAAATACATAAAAGGCATCACCAATATTGAAACAACAGTTGATGAAATACTGGAGCATCGTAGTGGTGTGTGCCAGGATTTTGCGCACGTGTTGCTGCAGTTGTTGCGAAGCATGGGTATTCCAAGCCGGTACGTAAGCGGCTATATCTGTCCGAATAAAAATGGTATGCGTGGCGAAGGCGCAACACATGCCTGGGTGGAAGCCTATATACCTCAACTGGGTTGGGTGGGTATCGATCCAACCAATAATGTATGGGTTACAACGCACCATATTAAGCTGGCTGTTGGTCGTGATTTTAACGCCTGTACACCAATAAAAGGGACTTTTAAAGGGCTGGCCAAACAAACACTCTCCGTGTATGTATCTGTAGGTTATGAAGATGGTCAGGTGTTTGAAGAACTTAATGACGTGCAAATGCAGATAACTGAATCAGTGAAAGAAGCAGAGCGTATTGCAGCTGAAGAAGCAGCCCAGCAGCAGCAATAA